A window from Planococcus maritimus encodes these proteins:
- the sufC gene encoding Fe-S cluster assembly ATPase SufC has translation MSTLVIKDLHVEIEGKQILKGVNLSINTSEIHAIMGPNGTGKSTLASAIMGHPKYEVTQGTIELDGEDVLAMEVDERARAGLFLAMQYPSEISGVTNADFMRSAMNARREEGNEVSLMKFIRELDSKMETLAMDQDMAQRYLNEGFSGGEKKRNEILQMMMIKPTFAVLDEIDSGLDIDALKVVSEGINQMKGENFGCLIITHYQRLLNYITPDHVHVMMQGRVVKSGGPELAHKLEAEGYDWIKAELGIEDETVGQEA, from the coding sequence ATGTCAACTTTGGTCATTAAAGATCTGCACGTTGAAATCGAAGGAAAACAGATTTTAAAGGGTGTAAACTTAAGCATTAACACAAGCGAAATTCATGCCATCATGGGGCCGAACGGAACAGGGAAATCAACCTTGGCGTCTGCTATCATGGGGCATCCTAAATATGAAGTAACACAAGGTACGATTGAATTGGACGGGGAAGATGTGTTGGCGATGGAAGTCGACGAACGTGCCCGTGCAGGCCTATTCTTGGCTATGCAATACCCAAGCGAAATCTCAGGTGTTACAAACGCTGACTTCATGCGTTCTGCAATGAACGCACGCCGCGAAGAAGGCAACGAAGTTTCTTTGATGAAGTTCATCCGTGAACTTGACAGCAAAATGGAAACTCTTGCGATGGACCAGGATATGGCTCAGCGTTACTTGAATGAAGGATTCTCAGGCGGCGAGAAGAAACGCAACGAAATTCTTCAGATGATGATGATCAAACCAACATTCGCTGTACTTGATGAAATCGACTCTGGACTTGATATCGATGCATTGAAAGTTGTTTCAGAAGGCATCAACCAAATGAAGGGCGAAAACTTCGGCTGCTTGATTATCACTCACTACCAGCGTCTCTTGAACTACATCACTCCAGATCACGTCCACGTGATGATGCAAGGCCGCGTCGTAAAATCCGGCGGACCTGAACTTGCTCATAAACTGGAAGCAGAAGGCTATGACTGGATCAAGGCAGAGCTCGGCATCGAAGACGAGACTGTTGGACAAGAAGCATAA